From a single Raphanus sativus cultivar WK10039 chromosome 3, ASM80110v3, whole genome shotgun sequence genomic region:
- the LOC130509358 gene encoding cellulose synthase A catalytic subunit 7 [UDP-forming]-like isoform X1 translates to METLQQTTYHTERETQKGFIDKNQLLPLTLNVLATVLLSLTADFTAMEASAGLVAGSHNRNELVVIHNHEEPKPLKNLDGQVCEICGDQIGLTVEGDLFVACNECGFPACRPCYEYERREGSQNCPQCKTRYKRLRGSPRVEGDEDEEDIDDIEDEFNIDDGQDKQKQSAESMLYGKMSYGRGPEDDENGRFPPVIAGGHSRHASGDFPVGGGYVNGEHGLHKRVHPYASSEAGSERWDDKKEGGWRERMDDWKLQQGNLGPEPDDDPEMGLIDEARQPLSRKVPIASSKINPYRMVIVARLVILAVFLRYRLLNPVHDALGLWLTSVICEIWFAVSWILDQFPKWFPIDRETYLDRLSLRYEREGEPNMLAPVDVFVSTVDPMKEPPLVTSNTVLSILAMDYPVEKISCYVSDDGASMLTFDSLAETAEFARKWVPFCKKFSIEPRAPEMYFTLKIDYLKDKVQPTFVKERRAMKREYEEFKVRINALVAKASKAPLEGWIMPDGTPWPGNNTKDHPGMIQVFLGSNGGFDVEGNELPRLVYVSREKRPGFQHHKKAGAMNALVRVAGVLTNAPFMLNLDCDHYVNNSKAVREAMCFLMDPQIGKKVCYVQFPQRFDGIDRHDRYANRNTVFFDINMKGLDGIQGPVYVGTGCVFKRQALYGYEPPKGPKRPKMISCGCCPCFGRRRKSKHESNGDIASLGGAEGDKEHLMSEMNFEQKFGQSSIFVTSTLMEDGGVPPSSSPAVLLKEAIHVISCGYEDKTEWGTELGWIYGSITEDILTGFKMHCRGWRSIYCMPKRAAFKGSAPINLSDRLNQVLRWALGSVEIFFSRHSPLWYGYKGGKLKWLERFAYANTTIYPFTSIPLLAYCILPAICLLTDKFIMPPISTFASLFFIALFGSIIATGILELRWSGVSIEEWWRNEQFWVIGGISAHLFAVVQGLLKILAGIDTNFTVTSKATDDDDFGELYAFKWTTLLIPPTTVLIINIVGVVAGISDAINNGYQSWGPLFGKLFFSFWVIVHLYPFLKGLMGRQNRTPTIVVIWSILLASIFSLLWVRIDPFVMKTKGPDTSMCGINC, encoded by the exons ATGGAGACTCTACAACAAACTACGTACCATACAGAGAGAGAAACACAAAAGGGTTTCATTGATAAAAACCAACTCCTTCCTCTTACACTGAATGTCCTAGCTACGGTTTTGCTTTCTCTCACTGCCGACTTCACCGCTATGGAAGCCAGCGCCGGTCTTGTCGCCGGTTCGCATAACCGTAATGAACTTGTCGTCATTCACAACCACGAAgag CCAAAGCCTCTAAAGAACCTAGACGGACAAGTGTGTGAGATATGCGGAGATCAGATTGGTCTGACAGTTGAAGGAGACTTGTTCGTGGCTTGCAACGAGTGTGGTTTTCCAGCGTGCAGGCCTTGCTACGAGTACGAGAGAAGAGAAGGGTCACAGAACTGTCCTCAGTGCAAGACTCGTTACAAGCGTCTCAGAG GAAGTCCGAGAGTGGAAGGGGATGAGGATGAAGAGGATATTGATGATATTGAGGACGAGTTTAATATCGATGATGGGCAAGACAAGCAGAAGCAGTCTGCTGAGTCCATGCTTTATGGGAAAATGAGCTATGGAAGAGGCCCTGAGGATGATGAGAACGGAAGGTTCCCACCTGTTATAGCTGGTGGACACAGTAGACAT GCAAGTGGAGACTTTCCAGTTGGAGGAGGGTATGTGAATGGTGAACATGGGCTTCATAAGCGTGTGCACCCATATGCATCGTCTGAAGCTG GGAGCGAGAGATGGGATGACAAGAAGGAGGGAGGATGGCGGGAAAGAATGGATGACTGGAAGCTCCAGCAAGGAAATCTTGGACCAGAACCAGATGATGATCCTGAGATGGGACT GATCGACGAGGCGCGTCAGCCACTCTCGCGGAAAGTGCCCATTGCATCGAGCAAGATCAATCCATACCGTATGGTCATCGTTGCTAGGCTTGTCATTCTAGCAGTTTTTCTACGGTATAGGCTTTTGAACCCTGTGCACGATGCTCTGGGGTTATGGCTGACCTCTGTGATCTGTGAAATCTGGTTCGCTGTCTCTTGGATTCTTGATCAGTTTCCCAAGTGGTTCCCCATTGATCGTGAGACTTATCTAGATCGTCTCTCCCTCAG ATACGAGAGAGAAGGTGAACCAAACATGCTTGCTCCTGTAGATGTCTTCGTCAGTACGGTGGACCCCATGAAGGAGCCTCCTCTCGTCACATCCAACACTGTGCTGTCAATCTTGGCCATGGACTACCCAGTTGAGAAAATCTCCTGCTACGTCTCTGACGATGGTGCTTCCATGCTCACATTCGACTCTCTCGCAGAAACTGCTGAGTTTGCACGAAAATGGGTTCCCTTCTGTAAGAAATTCTCCATAGAGCCAAGGGCACCGGAGATGTACTTCACGTTGAAAATTGATTATCTTAAGGACAAAGTCCAGCCAACGTTCGTTAAGGAACGCCGAGCCATGAAG AGAGAGTATGAGGAGTTCAAGGTGAGGATCAATGCTCTTGTGGCGAAAGCCTCAAAGGCTCCTCTGGAAGGTTGGATAATGCCAGATGGAACGCCATGGCCAGGGAACAACACGAAGGACCATCCAGGTATGATCCAAGTCTTCCTCGGTAGCAACGGTGGATTTGATGTCGAAGGAAACGAGCTCCCTCGGCTTGTGTACGTGTCACGTGAGAAGCGGCCTGGTTTTCAGCACCACAAGAAAGCTGGTGCCATGAACGCCCTG GTTCGAGTAGCAGGTGTACTCACAAATGCCCCATTCATGCTGAACTTGGACTGTGATCACTACGTTAACAACAGCAAGGCCGTGAGGGAAGCAATGTGCTTTTTGATGGATCCCCAGATTGGAAAGAAGGTCTGCTATGTTCAGTTCCCTCAAAGGTTCGATGGTATTGACAGGCACGATCGTTACGCTAACAGAAACACAGTCTTCTTTGAT ATCAATATGAAAGGTCTAGATGGAATCCAAGGTCCAGTTTACGTTGGTACTGGGTGTGTTTTCAAACGACAAGCTCTGTATGGTTATGAACCACCAAAGGGTCCTAAACGTCCCAAGATGATAAGCTGTGGTTGTTGTCCTTGTTTTGGGCGCCGGAGAAAGTCCAAGCATGAGTCTAATGGCGACATAGCATCCCTTGGTG GAGCAGAGGGTGATAAGGAGCATCTAATGTCTGAGATGAACTTTGAGCAAAAGTTTGGGCAATCATCCATCTTTGTAACCTCGACTTTGATGGAAGATGGTGGTGTTCCTCCGTCATCAAGCCCTGCAGTGCTCCTGAAGGAGGCAATCCATGTCATAAGCTGCGGTTATGAAGACAAGACTGAGTGGGGAACTGAG CTGGGTTGGATCTATGGCTCTATCACTGAGGATATTTTGACGGGTTTCAAGATGCATTGCCGTGGCTGGAGATCTATTTACTGCATGCCAAAGAGAGCTGCGTTCAAAGGTTCAGCTCCTATCAATCTATCAGACAGGTTAAACCAGGTTTTGCGTTGGGCACTCGGGTCTGTTGAGATCTTTTTCAGCCGGCACAGCCCTCTCTGGTATGGCTACAAAGGTGGCAAACTCAAATGGCTTGAGCGTTTCGCTTACGCCAACACAACAATCTACCCGTTCACATCTATTCCACTACTTGCATACTGTATTCTTCCAGCCATCTGTCTCCTTACCGACAAATTCATCATGCCACCG aTAAGCACCTTTGCTAGTCTCTTCTTCATAGCATTGTTCGGGTCTATCATTGCAACGGGAATCTTGGAATTGAGATGGAGTGGAGTGAGCATCGAGGAATGGTGGAGAAACGAGCAGTTCTGGGTTATTGGAGGAATCTCAGCTCATCTCTTTGCTGTTGTCCAAGGTCTCCTCAAAATCTTGGCAGGCATTGACACAAACTTCACAGTCACATCAAAGGCAACAGATGACGATGACTTTGGAGAACTTTACGCGTTCAAATGGACGACTCTGCTTATCCCTCCAACAACAGTCCTCATCATAAACATTGTTGGCGTCGTTGCAGGTATCTCGGATGCCATCAACAATGGATATCAGTCTTGGGGACCTCTGTTTGGTAAACTCTTCTTCTCATTTTGGGTGATTGTTCATCTCTACCCATTCCTCAAAGGTCTGATGGGAAGACAGAACAGAACACCAACCATTGTGGTGATTTGGTCGATTTTGTTGGCGTCTATCTTCTCTTTGCTTTGGGTTAGAATTGATCCGTTTGTGATGAAGACCAAAGGACCTGACACTTCCATGTGTGGCATCAACTGCTGA
- the LOC130509358 gene encoding cellulose synthase A catalytic subunit 7 [UDP-forming]-like isoform X2, producing the protein METLQQTTYHTERETQKGFIDKNQLLPLTLNVLATVLLSLTADFTAMEASAGLVAGSHNRNELVVIHNHEEPKPLKNLDGQVCEICGDQIGLTVEGDLFVACNECGFPACRPCYEYERREGSQNCPQCKTRYKRLRGSPRVEGDEDEEDIDDIEDEFNIDDGQDKQKQSAESMLYGKMSYGRGPEDDENGRFPPVIAGGHSRHASGDFPVGGGYVNGEHGLHKRVHPYASSEAGSERWDDKKEGGWRERMDDWKLQQGNLGPEPDDDPEMGLIDEARQPLSRKVPIASSKINPYRMVIVARLVILAVFLRYRLLNPVHDALGLWLTSVICEIWFAVSWILDQFPKWFPIDRETYLDRLSLRYEREGEPNMLAPVDVFVSTVDPMKEPPLVTSNTVLSILAMDYPVEKISCYVSDDGASMLTFDSLAETAEFARKWVPFCKKFSIEPRAPEMYFTLKIDYLKDKVQPTFVKERRAMKREYEEFKVRINALVAKASKAPLEGWIMPDGTPWPGNNTKDHPGMIQVFLGSNGGFDVEGNELPRLVYVSREKRPGFQHHKKAGAMNALVRVAGVLTNAPFMLNLDCDHYVNNSKAVREAMCFLMDPQIGKKVCYVQFPQRFDGIDRHDRYANRNTVFFDINMKGLDGIQGPVYVGTGCVFKRQALYGYEPPKGPKRPKMISCGCCPCFGRRRKSKHESNGDIASLGEGDKEHLMSEMNFEQKFGQSSIFVTSTLMEDGGVPPSSSPAVLLKEAIHVISCGYEDKTEWGTELGWIYGSITEDILTGFKMHCRGWRSIYCMPKRAAFKGSAPINLSDRLNQVLRWALGSVEIFFSRHSPLWYGYKGGKLKWLERFAYANTTIYPFTSIPLLAYCILPAICLLTDKFIMPPISTFASLFFIALFGSIIATGILELRWSGVSIEEWWRNEQFWVIGGISAHLFAVVQGLLKILAGIDTNFTVTSKATDDDDFGELYAFKWTTLLIPPTTVLIINIVGVVAGISDAINNGYQSWGPLFGKLFFSFWVIVHLYPFLKGLMGRQNRTPTIVVIWSILLASIFSLLWVRIDPFVMKTKGPDTSMCGINC; encoded by the exons ATGGAGACTCTACAACAAACTACGTACCATACAGAGAGAGAAACACAAAAGGGTTTCATTGATAAAAACCAACTCCTTCCTCTTACACTGAATGTCCTAGCTACGGTTTTGCTTTCTCTCACTGCCGACTTCACCGCTATGGAAGCCAGCGCCGGTCTTGTCGCCGGTTCGCATAACCGTAATGAACTTGTCGTCATTCACAACCACGAAgag CCAAAGCCTCTAAAGAACCTAGACGGACAAGTGTGTGAGATATGCGGAGATCAGATTGGTCTGACAGTTGAAGGAGACTTGTTCGTGGCTTGCAACGAGTGTGGTTTTCCAGCGTGCAGGCCTTGCTACGAGTACGAGAGAAGAGAAGGGTCACAGAACTGTCCTCAGTGCAAGACTCGTTACAAGCGTCTCAGAG GAAGTCCGAGAGTGGAAGGGGATGAGGATGAAGAGGATATTGATGATATTGAGGACGAGTTTAATATCGATGATGGGCAAGACAAGCAGAAGCAGTCTGCTGAGTCCATGCTTTATGGGAAAATGAGCTATGGAAGAGGCCCTGAGGATGATGAGAACGGAAGGTTCCCACCTGTTATAGCTGGTGGACACAGTAGACAT GCAAGTGGAGACTTTCCAGTTGGAGGAGGGTATGTGAATGGTGAACATGGGCTTCATAAGCGTGTGCACCCATATGCATCGTCTGAAGCTG GGAGCGAGAGATGGGATGACAAGAAGGAGGGAGGATGGCGGGAAAGAATGGATGACTGGAAGCTCCAGCAAGGAAATCTTGGACCAGAACCAGATGATGATCCTGAGATGGGACT GATCGACGAGGCGCGTCAGCCACTCTCGCGGAAAGTGCCCATTGCATCGAGCAAGATCAATCCATACCGTATGGTCATCGTTGCTAGGCTTGTCATTCTAGCAGTTTTTCTACGGTATAGGCTTTTGAACCCTGTGCACGATGCTCTGGGGTTATGGCTGACCTCTGTGATCTGTGAAATCTGGTTCGCTGTCTCTTGGATTCTTGATCAGTTTCCCAAGTGGTTCCCCATTGATCGTGAGACTTATCTAGATCGTCTCTCCCTCAG ATACGAGAGAGAAGGTGAACCAAACATGCTTGCTCCTGTAGATGTCTTCGTCAGTACGGTGGACCCCATGAAGGAGCCTCCTCTCGTCACATCCAACACTGTGCTGTCAATCTTGGCCATGGACTACCCAGTTGAGAAAATCTCCTGCTACGTCTCTGACGATGGTGCTTCCATGCTCACATTCGACTCTCTCGCAGAAACTGCTGAGTTTGCACGAAAATGGGTTCCCTTCTGTAAGAAATTCTCCATAGAGCCAAGGGCACCGGAGATGTACTTCACGTTGAAAATTGATTATCTTAAGGACAAAGTCCAGCCAACGTTCGTTAAGGAACGCCGAGCCATGAAG AGAGAGTATGAGGAGTTCAAGGTGAGGATCAATGCTCTTGTGGCGAAAGCCTCAAAGGCTCCTCTGGAAGGTTGGATAATGCCAGATGGAACGCCATGGCCAGGGAACAACACGAAGGACCATCCAGGTATGATCCAAGTCTTCCTCGGTAGCAACGGTGGATTTGATGTCGAAGGAAACGAGCTCCCTCGGCTTGTGTACGTGTCACGTGAGAAGCGGCCTGGTTTTCAGCACCACAAGAAAGCTGGTGCCATGAACGCCCTG GTTCGAGTAGCAGGTGTACTCACAAATGCCCCATTCATGCTGAACTTGGACTGTGATCACTACGTTAACAACAGCAAGGCCGTGAGGGAAGCAATGTGCTTTTTGATGGATCCCCAGATTGGAAAGAAGGTCTGCTATGTTCAGTTCCCTCAAAGGTTCGATGGTATTGACAGGCACGATCGTTACGCTAACAGAAACACAGTCTTCTTTGAT ATCAATATGAAAGGTCTAGATGGAATCCAAGGTCCAGTTTACGTTGGTACTGGGTGTGTTTTCAAACGACAAGCTCTGTATGGTTATGAACCACCAAAGGGTCCTAAACGTCCCAAGATGATAAGCTGTGGTTGTTGTCCTTGTTTTGGGCGCCGGAGAAAGTCCAAGCATGAGTCTAATGGCGACATAGCATCCCTTGGTG AGGGTGATAAGGAGCATCTAATGTCTGAGATGAACTTTGAGCAAAAGTTTGGGCAATCATCCATCTTTGTAACCTCGACTTTGATGGAAGATGGTGGTGTTCCTCCGTCATCAAGCCCTGCAGTGCTCCTGAAGGAGGCAATCCATGTCATAAGCTGCGGTTATGAAGACAAGACTGAGTGGGGAACTGAG CTGGGTTGGATCTATGGCTCTATCACTGAGGATATTTTGACGGGTTTCAAGATGCATTGCCGTGGCTGGAGATCTATTTACTGCATGCCAAAGAGAGCTGCGTTCAAAGGTTCAGCTCCTATCAATCTATCAGACAGGTTAAACCAGGTTTTGCGTTGGGCACTCGGGTCTGTTGAGATCTTTTTCAGCCGGCACAGCCCTCTCTGGTATGGCTACAAAGGTGGCAAACTCAAATGGCTTGAGCGTTTCGCTTACGCCAACACAACAATCTACCCGTTCACATCTATTCCACTACTTGCATACTGTATTCTTCCAGCCATCTGTCTCCTTACCGACAAATTCATCATGCCACCG aTAAGCACCTTTGCTAGTCTCTTCTTCATAGCATTGTTCGGGTCTATCATTGCAACGGGAATCTTGGAATTGAGATGGAGTGGAGTGAGCATCGAGGAATGGTGGAGAAACGAGCAGTTCTGGGTTATTGGAGGAATCTCAGCTCATCTCTTTGCTGTTGTCCAAGGTCTCCTCAAAATCTTGGCAGGCATTGACACAAACTTCACAGTCACATCAAAGGCAACAGATGACGATGACTTTGGAGAACTTTACGCGTTCAAATGGACGACTCTGCTTATCCCTCCAACAACAGTCCTCATCATAAACATTGTTGGCGTCGTTGCAGGTATCTCGGATGCCATCAACAATGGATATCAGTCTTGGGGACCTCTGTTTGGTAAACTCTTCTTCTCATTTTGGGTGATTGTTCATCTCTACCCATTCCTCAAAGGTCTGATGGGAAGACAGAACAGAACACCAACCATTGTGGTGATTTGGTCGATTTTGTTGGCGTCTATCTTCTCTTTGCTTTGGGTTAGAATTGATCCGTTTGTGATGAAGACCAAAGGACCTGACACTTCCATGTGTGGCATCAACTGCTGA
- the LOC108846952 gene encoding putative F-box protein At4g38870, whose amino-acid sequence MMKLTNVNMKSDWLPVDLVMEILKRLPVKTLIRFLSVSNLWASTIRSRDFMKLFLNVSLTRPKGLLFLFRHGYYGLVLSPKTHQPSSFTTFHVNCHSPQWSTVFPSVHGLICYAQATRLVIYNPCTRRSIALREIDTWRRPIRYHLGYDPIENAYKVLCAMLGGMRDIVKEFRVLTLGTENSWKKIENNITSHVPFGQDLCISGVLYYQAFSTDTWNDLTITSFDVRSEKLSHIKGLISSSSIIYMHNESSKLISYEEKLAVLFFVAKAIRLCVLEDAAKEEWSTKIFVLSTSIPDLNWYGKSRSTVTDTGEIITAPRFLHASVFNLDCYDLKTSSDQTVYILGNITEDTGYYVESLSSNLVENLMFL is encoded by the coding sequence ATGATGAAGCTTACGAATGTAAACATGAAATCAGACTGGCTTCCGGTTGATCTCGTGATGGAGATACTCAAACGGTTGCCGGTTAAAACCCTTATCCGGTTCCTTTCCGTATCTAACCTATGGGCTTCCACCATCCGCAGTCGAGATTTTATGAAGTTATTCCTGAACGTGTCTTTGACTAGACCTAAAGGTCTCCTCTTCTTGTTCAGACATGGATACTACGGACTCGTTCTTTCCCCAAAAACGCATCAaccatcttcctttaccactttCCACGTGAATTGCCACTCCCCACAATGGTCCACCGTTTTTCCTTCTGTCCACGGTTTGATTTGCTATGCACAAGCCACTAGACTTGTGATATATAACCCTTGCACTAGACGATCCATTGCCTTGCGCGAGATCGATACTTGGAGGAGACCCATACGCTACCACTTGGGTTATGATCCCATCGAGAATGCTTATAAAGTGTTGTGCGCCATGTTAGGAGGAATGCGCGATATAGTTAAGGAGTTTCGGGTTTTGACACTGGGAACGGAGAACTCTTGGAAGAAGATTGAAAACAATATTACTTCTCATGTTCCTTTCGGACAAGATCTGTGCATAAGTGGTGTTTTGTATTATCAAGCTTTCAGTACTGATACATGGAATGATTTGACAATCACGAGTTTTGATGTTAGGTCAGAAAAACTTTCTCATATCAAAGGACTTATTAGTAGTAGTAGTATTATTTATATGCACAATGAGTCTTCAAAGTTGATAAGCTACGAGGAAAAGCTAGCTGTCCTCTTCTTCGTTGCAAAGGCCATTCGATTGTGTGTATTAGAAGATGCTGCTAAGGAGGAATGGTCGAcgaagatttttgttttgtctacATCAATCCCGGATTTAAACTGGTATGGAAAGTCTCGATCCACTGTGACTGACACGGGTGAGATTATAACCGCACCACGTTTTTTGCATGCATCAGTATTTAACCTTGACTGTTATGATTTGAAGACAAGTAGTGACCAAACAGTTTATATACTTGGAAACATAACAGAGGATACGGGCTACTATGTTGAGTCTCTCTCATCTAACCTGGTAGAGAATCTCATGTTTTTGTAA
- the LOC108832395 gene encoding putative F-box protein At1g26515, which translates to MLRRSLPLCKRRRRRRNIVVPLDLVIEILNRLPAKSVARFMLVSKSWGKIICSKSFIRSFPFQSLTQPLSLLIAFQYLGPHQGHLNCCFFSSSSMSSSSISTSFLSRIGRPSLSHCLSWYPIYYVNGMINTGRVISNPCTGKSITLPRLVKITKELRLTRRFFGYDPVNDQYKVLCMSHKNLEGQVTARWYNDFRVFTLGAKRWRLIDCGIPHTPESNGLCMDGFVYYIAYTETGMCLMRFSLKSEMFDIFASVSEHLSPLVNKDNGSRILINYHGKVATVVQPVSTVPLVYLFVFEAGQHDFKEMSIHNLPQPNLRVKGIVNHTGDIIFGLNCSRTEANVFRYDPKGGSFKKMKIEVETSKMMLISEFSVPSYFVGYVESLRASLSKKNSKYFE; encoded by the coding sequence ATGTTGAGAAGAAGTCTCCCTCTTTGcaaaaggaggaggagaaggagaaacATTGTTGTTCCTCTGGATCTAGTGATCGAGATTCTTAACCGATTGCCTGCAAAATCCGTAGCTAGGTTTATGCTCGTGTCAAAATCATGGGGCAAAATCATATGTAGCAAGAGTTTCATTAGATCGTTCCCTTTTCAATCATTGACTCAGCCTCTGAGTCTACTAATAGCTTTCCAATACCTAGGTCCACATCAGGGACACCTAAACTGctgcttcttctcttcttcttccatgtCATCGTCATCAATATCAACTTCATTTCTATCCAGAATAGGACGTCCCTCCTTAAGTCATTGTTTATCCTGGTACCCTATTTATTACGTTAATGGTATGATCAACACCGGACGTGTCATTAGTAACCCTTGCACTGGTAAGTCCATAACTTTACCTAGGCTTGTTAAAATAACCAAGGAACTAAGGCTAACTAGGCGCTTTTTCGGGTATGATCCTGTCAATGATCAGTACAAAGTATTATGCATGTCACACAAGAATCTTGAAGGACAAGTAACAGCTCGGTGGTATAACGACTTTCGAGTGTTCACATTGGGAGCTAAACGATGGAGACTGATAGATTGTGGCATTCCTCATACGCCTGAGTCTAACGGTCTGTGTATGGATGGGTTTGTGTACTACATTGCGTACACGGAGACTGGAATGTGTCTGATGAGATTCAGTTTGAAGTCTGAGATGTTTGATATTTTTGCTAGCGTTTCTGAGCATCTTAGTCCTTTGGTTAATAAAGACAACGGTTctagaattttaataaactacCATGGTAAAGTAGCAACAGTGGTTCAACCTGTTAGCACTGTGCCTTTAGTTTATTTGTTCGTTTTCGAAGCTGGACAACATGATTTTAAAGAGATGTCTATCCATAATCTTCCTCAGCCTAATTTACGTGTAAAAGGTATTGTTAATCATACGGGTGACATTATTTTTGGACTTAACTGTTCTAGAACTGAGGCTAATGTTTTCCGCTACGATCCCAAGGGAGGTAGTTTTAAGAAGATGAAGATTGAAGTTGAGACAAGCAAGATGATGTTAATTAGCGAGTTTAGTGTACCAAGTTATTTTGTGGGTTA